A genome region from Dreissena polymorpha isolate Duluth1 chromosome 16, UMN_Dpol_1.0, whole genome shotgun sequence includes the following:
- the LOC127862108 gene encoding perlucin-like, which translates to MAKIVNIIAIYISVAELVLQSVDACPNGWMEYHEKCYHFSHDTEPWELAQMICREMRANLVEIETAAENNFLTQEVVRRGGEFWIGASDLFIENEWLWSTSQQRISYANWAPNEPTNGGGNPEHGAGNENCAQIRAFDRKWNDDQCHVNNYYICEKGVEEAIVG; encoded by the exons ATGGCaaagattgtgaatattatagcAATTTATATAAGCGTCGCCGAGTTGGTTTTACAGTCAG TTGACGCCTGTCCCAATGGGTGGATGGAGTATCATGAAAAATGTTACCACTTCAGTCACGACACAGAACCTTGGGAACTCGCGCAG ATGATCTGCAGAGAAATGCGTGCAAACCTTGTCGAGATTGAGACGGCGGCGGAGAACAATTTCCTGACGCAGGAGGTCGTGCGAAGAGGAG GGGAATTTTGGATCGGTGCGTCCGATCTATTCATCGAAAATGAATGGCTTTGGTCGACGTCACAACAAAGGATATCGTACGCTAACTGGGCCCCGAATGAGCCGACAAATGGCGGAGGCAATCCGGAACATGGCGCAGGCAACGAAAACTGTGCACAAATAAGGGCATTTGACCGCAAATGGAACGATGACCAATGCCATGTAAACAATTACTACATATGTGAAAAAGG TGTGGAAGAGGCAATCGTCGGATGA
- the LOC127862107 gene encoding uncharacterized protein LOC127862107 isoform X2 has translation MVVLPGKEVQGPVTPKGNVPQYKDNGFLHYCVTMAGFAILTIVLKYNGLTPTVVYDRFGELLGFMNVFALCFVFLLYIKGITRPSTSDSGKTGGGFVFDYYWGTELYPRICGIDVKVFTNCRFGMTVWPLLVCIYALKSYEIHGFVDSMFVTTILQLTYITKFFTWEAGYMHTIDIILDRSGYYICWGCLCWLPSLYPIVSHYLVTHPLRLGTPLATSILVFGLFSVLINYLADLQRQDVRKANGDCLVWGRKPDLIRAKYRIECGEVRESILLASGWWGLSRHFHYIPEILLSFFWTVTTGFENVLPYTYVIVLVILLTHRSFRDEHKCSMKYGVYWQEYCTKVRHRIIPFLF, from the coding sequence ATGGTCGTTCTACCGGGAAAAGAAGTTCAAGGACCTGTGACACCAAAGGGAAACGTTCCGCAGTACAAAGATAACGGCTTCCTGCATTACTGCGTCACAATGGCTGGGTTCGCTATCCTAACCATTGTGCTGAAGTACAACGGCTTGACCCCCACGGTCGTGTATGACCGCTTTGGTGAGTTGCTGGGGTTTATGAACGTGTTTGCTCTTTGCTTTGTCTTCCTCCTGTACATCAAAGGGATAACCCGCCCATCCACATCGGACAGTGGGAAGACAGGAGGTGGCTTCGTCTTCGACTACTACTGGGGCACGGAGTTGTATCCTCGTATTTGCGGAATAGACGTCAAAGTGTTCACTAACTGTCGATTTGGAATGACCGTCTGGCCACTGTTGGTCTGTATATACGCACTGAAGAGTTACGAGATTCACGGTTTCGTAGACAGCATGTTCGTCACTACGATTCTTCAGCTGACATATATTACCAAGTTCTTCACATGGGAAGCCGGATACATGCACACTATTGACATCATCCTTGACAGATCCGGCTACTATATATGCTGGGGCTGTCTGTGCTGGCTGCCGTCCCTGTATCCAATCGTCAGTCACTACCTCGTCACGCACCCACTCCGTCTCGGCACTCCACTTGCCACTAGCATATTGGTCTTTGGGTTGTTTTCTGTTCTGATCAATTACCTCGCCGATCTACAGCGCCAGGATGTACGCAAGGCAAACGGAGATTGCCTAGTCTGGGGTCGGAAACCAGATCTTATACGTGCAAAGTACAGGATCGAGTGTGGCGAAGTAAGGGAGAGCATCCTGCTGGCTTCCGGTTGGTGGGGACTGTCCCGCCATTTTCACTACATTCCGGAAATCCTTCTGTCGTTTTTCTGGACGGTGACAACCGGATTTGAGAATGTTCTTCCTTACACGTACGTTATTGTTCTCGTTATTCTGCTCACTCACCGCAGTTTCAGGGACGAACATAAGTGTAGCATGAAGTACGGAGTTTACTGGCAAGAATACTGTACCAAAGTCAGACACCGAATCATACCGTTTTTGTTTTAA